One window of Nicotiana tomentosiformis chromosome 11, ASM39032v3, whole genome shotgun sequence genomic DNA carries:
- the LOC104098129 gene encoding photosystem II 5 kDa protein, chloroplastic-like — MASITMTSSFLGGAAVAPAKAAAATRGGVVMVKASSSSKVVMKKEEENNSSGRRELFFAVAAAAACSVAKVAMADEEEPKRGTAEAKKKYSSVCVTNPTARICRY, encoded by the coding sequence ATGGCTTCCATCACAATGACATCTTCTTTCTTGGGCGGCGCCGCCGTGGCCCCGGCCAAAGCCGCCGCCGCCACCCGCGGTGGGGTTGTCATGGTGAAAGCCAGCTCATCAAGTAAAGTGGTGATGAAGAAGGAAGAAGAGAACAACAGCAGTGGGAGGAGGGAGTTGTTCTTTGCCGTGGCGGCAGCCGCCGCTTGCTCCGTCGCCAAGGTGGCGATGGCCGACGAGGAGGAGCCGAAGAGGGGAACGGCGGAGGCCAAGAAGAAGTACTCTTCAGTTTGTGTTACAAATCCAACTGCAAGAATTTGCCGCTACTGA
- the LOC104098130 gene encoding photosystem II 5 kDa protein, chloroplastic-like, whose protein sequence is MSSLPSSSSFLGNSATTISNPPPTTTQGKMVMVKAFKIEKIEINRKEENSSGRRELTFALLATAAASSFARIAMAEEEPKRGTPEAKKYAPICVTKPTARICRK, encoded by the coding sequence ATGTCTTCTCTACCAAGTTCATCCTCATTCCTTGGCAATTCAGCCACCACCATATCCAACCCACCTCCGACGACCACTCAGGGAAAGATGGTTATGGTGAAAGCCTTTAAGATAGAAAAGATTGAGATAAACAGAAAGGAAGAGAATAGCAGTGGCAGGAGGGAATTGACTTTTGCCTTGCTAGCTACTGCTGCTGCAAGTTCGTTTGCAAGAATTGCCATGGCAGAGGAAGAGCCGAAGCGCGGTACACCAGAGGCAAAGAAGTATGCCCCAATTTGTGTTACAAAGCCCACAGCTAGAATATGCCGCAAGTAA
- the LOC104098131 gene encoding sulfite reductase 1 [ferredoxin], chloroplastic yields MTTSFGAAINVAAVDDPNPKLQIQKFNGLKSTSNSLLLSRRLHVFQSFSPSNPSSIVRAVSTPAKPAAVEPKRSKVEIFKEQSNFIRYPLNEEILNDAPNINEAATQLIKFHGSYMQYDRDERGGRSYSFMLRTKNPGGEVPNRLYLVMDDLADQFGIGTLRLTTRQTFQLHGVLKKDLKTVMSTIIRNMGSTLGACGDLNRNVLAPAAPFAKKDYMFAKQTADNIAALLTPQSGFYYDVWVDGEKVMTAEPPEVVKARNDNSHGTNFPDSPEPIYGTQFLPRKFKIAVTVPTDNSVDIFTNDIGVVVVSNEDGEPQGFNIYVGGGMGRTHRMETTFPRLAEPLGYVPKEDILYAVKAIVVSQRENGRRDDRRYSRLKYLLSSWGIEKFRSVTEQYYGKKFEPCRELPEWEFKSYLGWHEAGDGSLFCGLHVDNGRVKGAMKKALREVIEKYNLNVRLTPNQNIILCNIRQAWKRPITTVLAQGGLLQPRYVDPLNLTAMACPAFPLCPLAITEAERGIPDILKRVRAIFEKVGLKYSESVVIRVTGCPNGCARPYMAELGLVGDGPNSYQIWLGGTPNQTSLAKTFKDKVKVQDLEKVLEPLFFHWRRKRQSKESFGDFTNRMGFEKLGEFVEKWEGIPESSSRYNLKLFADRETYEAMDALASIQDKNAHQLAIEVVRNYVASQQNGKSMD; encoded by the exons ATGACGACGTCGTTTGGAGCAGCGATCAACGTCGCCGCCGTCGATGACCCGAACCCGAAGCTCCAAATTCAGAAGTTCAACGGGTTAAAAAGCACCTCCAATTCGCTGTTGCTTAGCAGACGTCTTCACGTTTTTCAGTCCTTTTCCCCGTCGAATCCCAGTTCTATTGTCCGCGCCGTATCTACG CCAGCAAAGCCAGCTGCAGTGGAGCCCAAGCGTAGTAAGGTTGAAATATTCAAAGAACAGAGTAACTTCATAAGATATCCTCTTAATGAGGAGATTCTAAATGATGCCCCCAACATCAATGAGGCTGCAACACAATTGATCAAGTTCCATGGAAGCTATATGCAATACGACAGAGATGAGCGTGGGGGAAGATCATACTCATTCATGCTTCGGACAAAGAACCCTGGTGGGGAGGTACCAAACAGACTCTACTTGGTCATGGATGATCTTGCTGACCAATTTGGAATTGGGACACTTCGTTTGACGACAAGACAAACCTTTCAGCTGCATGGGGTCTTGAAAAAAGACCTGAAGACAGTAATGAGTACAATCATCAGAAACATGGGTTCAACTCTTGGTGCATGTGGTGACCTCAATAGGAACGTTCTTGCTCCAGCTGCCCCATTTGCTAAAAAAGATTATATGTTTGCTAAACAAACAGCTGATAACATTGCAGCACTTCTAACTCCCCAATCTGGATTTTACTATGACGTTTGGGTGGATGGGGAGAAAGTTATGACAGCAGAACCTCCTGAAGTTGTGAAAGCTCGAAATGATAACTCCCATGGAACAAACTTCCCCGACTCACCTGAACCCATTTATGGAACTCAGTTCTTGCCAAGGAAGTTCAAAATTGCAGTTACTGTGCCAACTGATAACTCTGTGGACATCTTCACCAATGATATAGGCGTTGTTGTTGTATCTAATGAGGATGGAGAGCCTCAGGGATTCAACATATAT GTTGGTGGTGGTATGGGGCGAACTCATAGGATGGAAACCACTTTTCCTCGTTTGGCAGAGCCATTAGGTTATGTGCCTAAAGAGGATATACTCTATGCTGTTAAAGCTATTGTTGTTAGTCAAAGAGAAAACGGCAGAAGAGATGATCGCAGGTACAGCAGATTGAAATATTTACTCAGCTCATGGGGAATCGAGAAGTTTCGATCTGTCACTGAACAGTATTACGGAAAGAAGTTTGAACCTTGCCGTGAATTGCCTGAGTGGGAATTCAAGAGTTATTTGGGATGGCATGAAGCA GGAGACGGTAGTTTGTTTTGTGGTCTACATGTTGACAATGGTCGTGTAAAAGGAGCGATGAAGAAGGCACTCAGGGAAGTTATTGAGAAGTATAATCTGAATGTGCGTCTCACACCCAACCAGAATATTATCTTGTGCAATATTCGACAAGCGTGGAAGCGCCCCATCACCACAGTTCTTGCACAGGGTGGTTTGCTG CAACCTAGGTATGTGGATCCTCTCAATCTAACAGCGATGGCCTGCCCGGCTTTTCCGCTTTGTCCTCTTGCAATAACTGAAGCTGAACGTGGAATACCTGACATCCTCAAGCGTGTTCGAGCTATTTTTGAAAAG GTTGGTCTGAAGTACAGTGAATCTGTCGTCATAAGGGTAACAGGCTGTCCTAATGGATGTGCTAGACCATACATGGCTGAACTTGGCTTGGTAGGAGATGGTCCAAACAGCTATCAG ATATGGCTCGGTGGTACTCCCAATCAAACTTCATTGGCAAAAACTTTCAAGGATAAGGTTAAGGTTCAGGATCTTGAAAAAGTTCTGGAGCCTTTATTTTTCCATTGGAGAAGAAAGCGACAATCTAAAGAATCATTTGGCGACTTCACAAACCGCATG GGATTTGAGAAACTTGGAGAGTTTGTTGAAAAATGGGAAGGCATCCCCGAGTCATCATCTCGATATAACTTGAAGCTATTTGCTGATAGAGAGACTTACGAAGCCATGGATGCACTTGCAAGCATCCAAGATAAAAATGCCCATCAATTGGCAATTGAAGTAGTGCGCAATTATGTTGCTTCCCAGCAAAATGGGAAAAGTATGGACTGA